The following are encoded in a window of Clostridium thermarum genomic DNA:
- a CDS encoding carboxypeptidase-like regulatory domain-containing protein, with product MKSLKRFSVFVIACVVLTYCSLIQKGIVTSAAYSDVNNGDWTSTKVIKYNTSEAEVMVRAGDIDNFGYPWNSIDPFTGKETQTHGYPFKPQANDPVGTDRIMVVSGYNGGSKTDGYTSATYGKNGYNTTVAPVTLTYDLKGRKVYNAYIQMFVDDIQPSKWVKIDGKWVNMGRGGYSKDSYTQYQVTLTANNKTVRVSEFETVINNLDQHGPIGKMITLKVPDEYIEMIQNGGSGLSIKIDDPRKTVVDINNKSINNTGDGYAIDFVKLLVNKNDGFTQYDAAVHGKVYEAKYVNNELVLDKSKPIGGVKISISGVKDVLVTDSSGAYSSTKVPAGQVVIQAEKDGYAKAVYTIPTLQAKDVYTQDIGLINLTPPDMPIISLNPENLTNTDVIATITYPGDLKEKKYRIDGGEWKDYNGPITIESNCLLEAQSQENVKISPTEIKLVESSRASRVISNIDKFVTGTVNVSYSGIEGYLDLVLYEPNVTILPPPSVIEYEGNTYNVVTEADGDKIYLDNILVAKISTDGTRVTCYRNFEYTFKFRDKAGNVGSASGDSKIPMQDR from the coding sequence ATGAAGAGCTTAAAAAGGTTTTCGGTCTTTGTTATTGCTTGTGTGGTGCTGACTTATTGTAGCTTAATACAAAAGGGTATAGTAACAAGTGCAGCCTATTCTGATGTGAATAACGGCGACTGGACATCAACTAAAGTAATAAAATATAATACAAGTGAAGCAGAGGTAATGGTTAGGGCTGGAGACATTGATAACTTTGGTTATCCTTGGAATAGCATAGATCCATTTACTGGAAAGGAAACTCAAACACATGGATATCCTTTCAAACCTCAGGCTAATGATCCTGTTGGAACTGATAGAATAATGGTTGTATCAGGATATAACGGTGGGTCAAAAACTGATGGTTATACAAGTGCAACCTATGGCAAGAACGGCTACAATACTACTGTAGCACCAGTAACTCTTACTTATGATTTGAAAGGGAGAAAAGTGTACAACGCTTATATCCAAATGTTTGTCGATGATATACAGCCAAGTAAATGGGTAAAAATTGATGGCAAATGGGTAAATATGGGTAGAGGTGGCTATTCTAAGGATAGTTATACCCAATATCAAGTAACACTTACTGCGAATAATAAAACAGTAAGAGTGTCTGAATTTGAAACTGTAATAAATAATTTAGACCAGCATGGACCTATAGGAAAAATGATAACTCTGAAGGTGCCTGATGAATACATAGAAATGATTCAGAACGGCGGCAGTGGACTCAGCATAAAAATTGATGATCCAAGGAAAACCGTGGTTGATATTAATAACAAAAGTATCAACAACACCGGGGATGGGTATGCGATAGATTTCGTAAAGCTTCTAGTAAATAAGAATGATGGTTTTACTCAGTATGATGCTGCAGTTCATGGAAAAGTGTACGAGGCTAAATATGTTAATAATGAGTTGGTGCTAGATAAGTCTAAGCCTATTGGCGGAGTAAAAATATCCATCAGTGGTGTAAAGGATGTACTGGTAACAGACTCATCAGGAGCATATAGCAGTACAAAAGTTCCAGCTGGTCAGGTTGTTATACAAGCAGAAAAGGATGGATATGCTAAGGCTGTATATACTATACCAACTTTGCAGGCAAAAGATGTATATACACAAGATATAGGGTTGATAAACCTGACACCGCCGGATATGCCTATAATCTCATTAAACCCAGAGAACTTAACAAATACTGACGTTATAGCAACAATTACTTATCCTGGAGACCTAAAGGAAAAGAAATACAGGATAGATGGCGGCGAGTGGAAGGATTATAATGGACCTATAACTATTGAAAGCAATTGTCTATTGGAAGCTCAATCACAGGAGAACGTTAAAATCAGTCCAACAGAAATAAAATTGGTTGAAAGTTCTCGTGCGAGCAGGGTAATTTCCAATATTGATAAGTTTGTTACTGGTACTGTTAATGTTTCTTATTCCGGTATTGAAGGTTATTTAGATTTAGTGCTATATGAACCAAATGTAACTATTTTACCACCACCAAGTGTAATTGAATATGAAGGAAATACATATAATGTTGTTACTGAAGCTGATGGTGATAAGATTTATCTTGATAACATTTTAGTTGCCAAGATAAGCACTGATGGTACGAGGGTTACCTGCTATAGAAATTTTGAATATACTTTTAAGTTCAGAGACAAAGCAGGAAATGTTGGTTCAGCTAGCGGGGACTCAAAAATACCAATGCAGGATAGGTAA
- a CDS encoding type II secretion system F family protein — protein sequence MDKYSYKAWNSKFEVVKGKIEEEDIETAKDRLKLQGLTVIDIKKAFDFNEISFSRLKLKDGELANFCGQMGMILNSGLNVLSGLEVLQSQMKEKKLQKIVGIVHANVRRGRSLASAMQDTNAFPKLLCDMVASGELSGNVDEAFINMEAFYEREARIKSKIVTASIYPAMLLVVAIGMIAFFNIFVFEELGSLFSDMENLPAATKMLLGFMNFLNGNFAYILLTVTALAFTFIFATRHEKSAYYIDKIKLKMPMLGEFRIHMITARFSRSMALFLKSGVPMLNLMDSLKLLVDNQYMAVKIEDVKNELINGRAISSSLEKQNIFEPIVVQTIRVGEETGRLEESLSNLANIYDKKIEAEVSKLMAIIEPAFTLVIGIFVAVLILTIAMPVMNMTGSFR from the coding sequence ATGGATAAATACAGCTACAAGGCTTGGAATAGCAAATTTGAAGTTGTAAAAGGCAAAATTGAAGAGGAAGATATAGAGACTGCCAAGGATAGGTTGAAGCTGCAGGGGCTTACTGTCATTGATATTAAAAAGGCCTTTGATTTCAATGAGATCAGTTTTTCAAGACTCAAATTAAAAGACGGTGAACTTGCAAACTTTTGCGGACAGATGGGCATGATATTAAACTCAGGCCTTAATGTATTGAGTGGGCTGGAAGTTTTGCAATCACAGATGAAGGAAAAAAAACTGCAAAAAATCGTTGGAATCGTACATGCAAATGTAAGAAGGGGAAGGTCATTGGCTTCAGCTATGCAGGATACCAATGCCTTTCCCAAACTTCTCTGTGATATGGTAGCTTCAGGAGAACTCAGCGGTAATGTGGACGAAGCATTTATCAATATGGAAGCCTTTTATGAGAGGGAGGCCAGAATTAAGAGTAAAATAGTTACTGCTTCCATATATCCGGCCATGCTGCTGGTGGTGGCAATAGGAATGATTGCCTTTTTCAATATCTTCGTATTTGAGGAATTGGGAAGCTTGTTTTCAGATATGGAAAATCTACCGGCAGCTACAAAAATGCTGCTGGGGTTTATGAATTTTTTAAATGGTAATTTTGCTTATATCTTGCTTACTGTTACGGCTTTAGCTTTTACTTTCATCTTTGCTACCAGGCATGAAAAGTCAGCCTATTATATTGATAAAATAAAACTCAAGATGCCTATGCTTGGTGAGTTTAGAATTCATATGATCACCGCCAGATTTTCCAGGAGTATGGCACTGTTCTTAAAATCCGGAGTACCAATGCTGAATTTGATGGACAGCCTGAAGCTTTTGGTAGATAACCAATATATGGCAGTAAAAATCGAAGATGTAAAAAATGAATTGATAAACGGAAGAGCTATATCCAGCTCTTTAGAAAAGCAAAACATATTTGAACCCATTGTGGTACAAACGATAAGAGTTGGGGAGGAGACCGGCAGGCTTGAGGAGTCCCTAAGTAATCTTGCCAATATATATGATAAGAAAATTGAAGCGGAGGTCTCTAAGCTCATGGCCATTATAGAACCAGCCTTCACCCTGGTAATAGGAATATTTGTAGCAGTGCTTATATTGACTATAGCAATGCCGGTTATGAACATGACCGGCAGCTTTAGGTAG
- a CDS encoding type II secretion system protein: MKKKAFTLIELMIVLAVIAILAVVLVPRSGIFKSNAKNAGVVTNVNTVRAYLETKTGANFLETEGDLEKALENAFPITATGDNALTNPFDNSVGYNSTDNSGAIHVGTGNPSNGDVVVIHGSNGYTVYGIDNSGTKVNEVTITR; encoded by the coding sequence ATGAAGAAAAAAGCCTTTACCCTTATTGAACTTATGATTGTCTTAGCTGTAATAGCTATACTGGCTGTAGTACTTGTACCAAGATCTGGCATTTTTAAGAGCAATGCTAAAAATGCGGGAGTAGTTACTAATGTAAATACGGTAAGAGCATATTTGGAAACAAAGACCGGTGCGAATTTTTTGGAGACAGAAGGCGATTTAGAAAAGGCCTTAGAAAATGCTTTTCCGATCACCGCAACAGGCGATAACGCATTAACAAATCCCTTTGACAATTCAGTGGGATATAATAGTACAGACAATAGCGGAGCAATACATGTAGGCACAGGAAATCCAAGCAATGGTGATGTGGTAGTTATTCATGGTAGTAACGGTTATACCGTTTATGGGATTGACAATTCAGGTACCAAAGTCAACGAAGTTACAATTACAAGATAA
- a CDS encoding GspE/PulE family protein: MAKVKKRLGEILVSSGVITEEILQKVLVLQKNSGKKLGETLVSEGFTTEDQIMEAVKNQLGIQYINLDSINIAQDTINTIPETLARKHELIPVEVVNGQLLVAMADPLNYYAIEEIRLHSGLLVKTAICRREVVLNNIEKYYGQSKAKEAADDYVRAYGIRPKEVIQTNEKDENSAPIIKFLNTIIESAILNGASDIHIEPEETEFRVRFRIDGVLKEMMRTNADMLDPVVSRIKIMANLNIAEKRVPQDGRINYRVKEKNIDLRVSTAPTMWGEKIVMRILDKSSFNLSLNTLGIENMDMEKMKSLITKPYGVILVCGPTGSGKTTTLYSFLNILNEETKNIITIEDPVEYNFKGINQMQVNPKIGFTFASGLRSILRQDPDIIMVGEIRDGETAEIAVRAALTGHLVLTTIHTNSAAGTITRLEDMGLEPFLLSSTIVGIIAQRLVRKICPNCGENHVTDQREMRILGLQSPVTIRRGQGCSLCNNTGYKGRIGIYEVMPINAELRQLIDEKTREREIEEAALRNGMTLLREACKRKVLSGATTVEELLRVTYSTNE, from the coding sequence ATGGCAAAGGTAAAGAAGAGACTAGGTGAGATACTTGTAAGCTCTGGCGTTATAACTGAGGAAATCCTCCAGAAGGTATTGGTGCTGCAAAAGAATAGTGGCAAGAAGCTTGGTGAAACTCTGGTGTCTGAAGGCTTTACCACAGAAGACCAAATAATGGAGGCTGTGAAGAATCAGCTGGGCATACAGTACATAAACTTAGATTCCATCAATATAGCACAGGATACAATAAATACTATTCCCGAAACTTTAGCAAGAAAGCATGAACTTATTCCGGTGGAAGTTGTAAATGGACAACTCCTTGTTGCAATGGCGGACCCGCTAAATTACTATGCCATAGAAGAAATAAGGCTTCACAGCGGGCTGTTGGTCAAAACTGCCATATGCAGAAGGGAAGTTGTATTAAACAATATAGAAAAATACTATGGACAGAGTAAGGCCAAGGAAGCGGCAGATGACTATGTCAGGGCTTACGGTATCAGGCCTAAGGAAGTTATTCAAACCAACGAGAAAGACGAGAATAGCGCGCCCATAATAAAGTTTTTAAACACCATCATAGAAAGTGCCATTCTCAATGGAGCTTCTGATATACACATAGAGCCGGAGGAGACGGAGTTCAGAGTAAGATTCAGAATAGACGGCGTTTTAAAGGAAATGATGAGGACCAATGCCGATATGTTGGATCCGGTGGTAAGCAGAATAAAGATTATGGCCAACCTTAATATTGCAGAAAAGAGAGTTCCACAGGACGGTAGAATTAATTATAGAGTTAAGGAGAAGAATATTGACCTTCGTGTGTCTACTGCACCTACAATGTGGGGCGAAAAAATTGTTATGAGAATTTTGGACAAGAGTAGCTTTAATTTAAGCCTGAATACTCTTGGCATAGAAAATATGGATATGGAAAAAATGAAATCCTTAATAACAAAGCCCTATGGAGTTATTCTTGTTTGTGGGCCTACAGGCAGCGGAAAAACTACCACCCTGTATTCCTTTTTAAATATATTAAATGAAGAAACAAAAAATATTATAACTATTGAGGATCCGGTAGAATATAACTTTAAAGGTATTAATCAAATGCAGGTAAATCCAAAGATAGGTTTTACCTTTGCTTCCGGTTTAAGAAGTATATTGAGACAGGACCCGGATATCATAATGGTAGGAGAAATAAGAGACGGGGAAACTGCAGAAATTGCGGTAAGAGCTGCTCTAACCGGCCACCTTGTGCTCACTACCATCCATACCAATAGTGCTGCAGGTACCATAACCCGTTTGGAGGATATGGGACTTGAGCCCTTCCTGTTGTCTTCCACCATTGTGGGGATAATTGCCCAGAGACTTGTTAGAAAGATATGTCCCAACTGTGGTGAGAACCATGTGACAGACCAAAGAGAAATGAGAATACTTGGCCTACAGTCTCCTGTGACCATAAGAAGGGGACAGGGCTGCAGTTTATGCAATAATACCGGATATAAGGGAAGAATAGGTATATATGAGGTTATGCCAATAAATGCTGAGCTCAGGCAGCTCATAGATGAAAAAACACGGGAAAGAGAGATAGAAGAAGCGGCCTTAAGAAACGGTATGACCTTATTAAGAGAGGCTTGTAAAAGAAAGGTTCTCAGTGGTGCTACCACTGTGGAAGAGTTATTAAGAGTAACTTATAGCACCAACGAATAG
- a CDS encoding type II secretion system protein: MKKKGFTLIELMIVLAVIAILAVVLVPKAGVFKSNAKNAGVTTNVNTVRAYLESKTGNNFIGNIGELKKALAGAFTGATDDDTLINPIDNTQKGYNATTDVGAITVDTDETKDFSSNKGDVVVILKSSSYLVFGIDNSGAKVDSVTIQK, from the coding sequence ATGAAAAAGAAGGGATTTACACTAATTGAACTTATGATAGTGCTGGCAGTTATAGCTATTTTAGCTGTAGTACTAGTGCCAAAAGCCGGTGTTTTTAAGAGTAATGCAAAGAATGCAGGGGTTACTACTAATGTAAATACTGTAAGAGCCTACCTGGAAAGTAAGACTGGCAACAATTTCATCGGTAATATAGGGGAACTAAAAAAAGCGCTTGCAGGAGCATTTACTGGCGCTACTGATGATGATACATTAATTAATCCTATTGATAACACTCAAAAGGGATATAATGCTACAACTGATGTGGGAGCAATAACTGTTGATACAGATGAAACTAAAGATTTTTCTTCTAATAAAGGTGATGTGGTTGTTATTCTAAAATCATCATCTTATCTCGTGTTTGGTATAGATAATAGTGGAGCAAAAGTAGATTCAGTAACAATCCAAAAGTAA
- the pilM gene encoding type IV pilus biogenesis protein PilM, with protein sequence MGRTGNIVLRFTEDKVNLSIVKKSGRNITITESREFALIETTGENGELVYSDIQFDAFKSFIAGEKLTAEEVQVIIAQDGIITRLIQSPVISKKDLDKFITNNIEEYFTLNIEDYDYDYTIVNEEKGEVKKFTILLVLFPKNKLKAIVDYVIKHNLEIDTLTIYPVCIEKFFHGERDKSIAVFDIGENKANITILEKGSIFLYSRTNSEIDLLQGEFDEVLDSMLYFLNFYSTRHFGNRVDKIYITGKLWNNQAFLDELKELIPVSMVSGIKLTNGTIETKEGIDKNLFADIIGAVTPIKRKYNRDINFARFNKEKIKRNENLPIAVLAAVLLVISILWPVGFLIYKDSKLKKLDTTALIEEKVKLHEVDQRYNELLATETELNQREEAAKLLEEMDIDYTPYIEALRKALPSTAYIKSFHIDPENVSLNFIVSGTIDKVILAESINKIEIFEKVNIETIKLDDTEREAQFQLKIIKPYKGE encoded by the coding sequence ATGGGAAGAACAGGAAATATTGTCCTGAGATTTACAGAGGATAAGGTTAATTTATCCATAGTAAAAAAATCTGGAAGGAATATAACCATAACTGAAAGCAGAGAGTTTGCCCTTATAGAAACTACAGGGGAAAATGGAGAATTAGTTTATTCAGATATTCAATTTGATGCTTTTAAGAGCTTTATTGCTGGGGAAAAGCTGACAGCTGAAGAAGTACAGGTAATAATTGCCCAGGATGGGATTATTACAAGACTTATCCAGAGCCCTGTCATAAGTAAAAAAGATCTAGATAAGTTTATTACTAATAATATTGAAGAATATTTTACCTTAAACATTGAAGACTATGATTATGACTACACTATTGTCAACGAAGAAAAAGGTGAAGTAAAAAAATTTACCATATTGCTGGTTTTGTTCCCTAAAAACAAGTTAAAGGCAATAGTGGATTACGTCATAAAGCATAACTTGGAAATAGATACTTTAACCATATATCCAGTATGCATAGAGAAGTTTTTTCATGGTGAAAGGGATAAAAGTATAGCAGTTTTTGATATTGGTGAGAATAAAGCTAATATTACTATCTTGGAAAAGGGCAGTATATTTCTATATTCCAGGACCAATTCGGAAATTGACCTGCTTCAGGGAGAATTTGATGAAGTACTGGACTCAATGCTCTACTTCTTAAATTTTTACTCCACCAGACATTTTGGAAACAGAGTAGATAAGATATATATTACAGGAAAACTGTGGAATAATCAGGCCTTCTTAGATGAACTAAAAGAGCTGATACCGGTGAGTATGGTTTCCGGTATTAAGCTGACCAACGGAACCATAGAGACTAAAGAGGGCATTGATAAAAACCTCTTTGCGGACATTATAGGCGCAGTTACTCCTATTAAGAGAAAATACAATAGAGATATAAATTTCGCAAGATTTAATAAGGAAAAAATTAAGAGGAACGAAAATCTGCCTATTGCTGTTTTGGCAGCGGTACTGCTTGTTATTTCAATATTGTGGCCTGTAGGCTTTCTTATCTATAAGGATAGTAAGCTTAAGAAGTTGGATACTACAGCCTTAATAGAAGAAAAAGTTAAACTCCATGAAGTAGACCAGCGCTACAATGAACTGTTGGCAACAGAGACGGAACTTAATCAAAGGGAAGAGGCAGCTAAGCTGTTGGAAGAGATGGATATAGATTATACGCCCTATATAGAAGCTTTGAGGAAGGCTCTTCCATCAACCGCCTATATAAAAAGCTTTCATATAGACCCGGAAAATGTAAGCTTGAATTTTATTGTAAGTGGTACTATTGATAAGGTTATTTTAGCTGAGAGCATAAACAAAATTGAGATCTTTGAGAAAGTTAATATTGAAACTATAAAACTAGATGATACCGAAAGGGAGGCGCAATTTCAGCTGAAAATAATTAAGCCTTATAAAGGTGAGTGA
- a CDS encoding IS91 family transposase produces the protein MNKITIKMILEHKWYEFKDKLSYRLPKDMREHIFNVVEKSLHCGEINKGYAEYMCFNCGESIKVGFTCKSKFCVKCGRLYTLKWVEKQQENMLNVVHRHSVFTIPEELRNYFYKRREMLKDLMDGVYQVIDYWYKKHKGKSYEVGVIAVIHTFGRDLKWNPHVHALVTEGAINNKYSWWKPVEYIPYEYLRKSWQKIVLDIIKKYFKDYKTRKLISTLYRVYKDGFYVNADRALTDMKKATKYIGRYLARAAIAEYRIESYDGENVTFWYEDHDTGEHIKVTLDVLTFIGKLVQQIHKKGFKCVRRYGLYSRKKNALAKEIIHLYKFVKQLKISDILNRKKKQEKKRWKQRIIETFDRNPLECRKCKKEMELWKIWHDDYGLIYDIRESTYKEDKPDGSNRRILLRTQSNRERNCVQISMPQVRFRRVGPSLCGR, from the coding sequence ATGAATAAGATAACCATAAAAATGATTCTGGAACATAAATGGTATGAATTCAAAGATAAGTTATCATATAGATTGCCTAAAGATATGCGAGAGCATATCTTTAATGTCGTTGAAAAATCTCTTCATTGTGGAGAAATTAATAAAGGTTACGCTGAGTACATGTGTTTCAATTGTGGAGAGAGTATTAAAGTAGGGTTCACTTGTAAAAGTAAGTTCTGTGTGAAATGTGGAAGGCTATACACGCTGAAATGGGTAGAAAAGCAGCAAGAGAATATGCTAAATGTAGTACATAGACATAGCGTATTTACTATACCTGAGGAACTTAGAAATTATTTTTATAAAAGAAGAGAGATGCTTAAAGACCTGATGGACGGAGTCTATCAAGTAATTGACTATTGGTACAAAAAACATAAGGGCAAGAGTTATGAGGTGGGTGTAATAGCGGTAATTCATACTTTTGGACGAGACTTAAAATGGAATCCTCATGTGCATGCACTTGTTACGGAAGGGGCTATTAACAATAAATATAGCTGGTGGAAGCCGGTAGAATATATACCATATGAATACCTAAGGAAGTCTTGGCAAAAAATTGTTTTAGATATCATAAAGAAATATTTTAAGGATTATAAAACTAGAAAATTAATTAGTACCTTGTACAGGGTATATAAAGATGGTTTTTATGTTAATGCAGACAGAGCCCTTACAGATATGAAAAAAGCCACTAAATACATAGGGAGATATCTTGCAAGAGCTGCGATAGCAGAGTATAGAATTGAAAGCTATGATGGTGAGAATGTAACCTTTTGGTACGAAGACCATGATACCGGTGAACATATAAAAGTTACATTGGATGTATTAACGTTCATTGGAAAGCTGGTACAACAAATTCATAAAAAAGGCTTTAAGTGCGTTAGAAGGTATGGTCTATATTCAAGGAAGAAAAATGCTTTGGCTAAAGAAATAATACACTTGTATAAGTTTGTTAAACAGTTAAAGATTTCAGATATTCTAAATAGAAAAAAGAAACAAGAAAAAAAGAGGTGGAAGCAGAGAATAATAGAGACTTTTGATAGAAATCCATTAGAATGCAGAAAGTGTAAAAAAGAAATGGAATTATGGAAAATCTGGCATGATGACTATGGTTTGATATATGATATAAGGGAATCAACCTATAAGGAGGATAAACCAGATGGATCCAATAGACGAATATTATTACGAACTCAATCCAATAGAGAAAGAAATTGTGTACAAATATCAATGCCGCAAGTGCGGTTTCGAAGAGTGGGCCCCAGCCTTTGTGGTAGATGA